One window of the Saccopteryx bilineata isolate mSacBil1 chromosome 2, mSacBil1_pri_phased_curated, whole genome shotgun sequence genome contains the following:
- the TIMM22 gene encoding mitochondrial import inner membrane translocase subunit Tim22 isoform X1: MAAGAASGAGGPASEAAASAEAPLQYSLLLQHLVGDKRQPRLLEPGTLGGIPSPVKSEEQKLIEKVMESCAFKAVVACVGGFVLGGAFGVFTAGIDTNVGFDPKDPYRTPTAKEVLKDMGQRGMSYAKNFAIVGAMFSCTECLVESGFDDQNRGRRHYLSLGLSVLNGQFHYNLQTFPITGCFGDVITNLFWGQALGANLGGQGRCGTDFPTSAPQV, encoded by the exons ATGGCAGCGGGTGCTGCCTCAGGTGCCGGCGGTCCCGCGTCTGAAGCGGCGGCTTCCGCCGAAGCGCCACTACAGTACAGCCTTCTTCTGCAGCACCTGGTGGGTGACAAGCGTCAGCCCCGGCTCCTGGAGCCCGGAACCCTGGGTGGTATCCCGAGTCCGGTCAAGAGCGAGGAGCAGAAGTTGATCGAGAAGGTGATGGAAAGCTGCGCCTTCAAGGCAGTGGTGGCCTGCGTCGGAG GATTTGTCTTGGGAGGTGCATTTGGGGTGTTCACCGCTGGCATTGATACCAATGTGGGCTTTGACCCTAAGGATCCTTACCGTACGCCAACAGCAAAAGAAGTTCTTAAAGACATGGGACAGAGAGGAATGTCCTACGCCAAAAATTTTGCCATTGTGGGTGCCATGTTTTCTTGCACGGAGTGTTTGGTAGAATCT GGCTTTGATGATCAGAACAGAGGCAGAAGGCACTACCTCAGTCTGGGCCTGTCTGTTCTGAATGGTCAGTTTCACTATAATCTTCAGACCTTTCCAATCACTGGTTGCTTTGGTGATGTAAtcaccaaccttttttggggaCAGGCCCTGGGAGCCAATCTTGGGGGCCAGGGCAGATGTGGCACAGACTTCCCCACCAGTGCACCTCAAGTATAA